The segment GCCTCGCTGGGCTGGCGTCCCGTGATCATGCTGGTGATGGAAACCGTGTGGATCGCCGCCTTTGTCGCCATCGCCGTCCTGCTGACGCGCTGAGCGAGCCGGACCCGCCATGAAGATCCTAGTCCTCGGCGCCGGCGTGGTCGGCACGGCATCGGCCTGGTACTTGCGCCAGGCGGGCCACGACGTACGCGTGCTCGAGCGCCAGGCGGGCGCCGCGCAGGAAACGAGCTTCGGCAATGGCGGGCAGATTTCCGTCTCGCACGCGGAGCCGTGGGCCAATCCCGCCACCCTGCGCAAGGTCGTGCGCTGGCTGGGCAAGGACGACGCGCCGTTGCTGTTCCGTCCCCGTCTCGATATGCTGCAATGGCAGTGGGCCTTACACTACCTGCGCGAATGTTTGCCATCGAGGGTGTCGCGCAATATGCGCCAGATCGTCGCCCTGGCCGAGTACAGCCGCCAGAGCCTGCAAGCCTTGCGCCGCGAAACGGGCATCGCCTATGACCACCTCGAGCGGGGCATATTGCATTTTTATACGGACCAGCAGGAGTTCGACAAATCGCAGTCGGGCGCCGCGCTCTTGCGCGAGCTGGGCTGCCCGCGCAATACCGTCAGCGCCGATGAAGTGATCCGGCTGGAACCGGCCCTGCGCCACGCGCGCAGCCAGATCGTCGGCGGCGATTTTACGGCCAGCGACGAGTCGGGCGACGTGCATTTGTTTACCACGGCCTTGGCGGCCCGCGCGGCGGTGGCCGGCGTGGATTTTCAGTACGGCACGACGGTGACGCGCTTGCTGGCGGATGGCGAACGCATCACGGGCGTGGAATGCATCGATGCGCAGGGCCGCCATCGCCTCGAGCACGCGGATGCCGTGGTGGTCGCCATGGGCAGTTTTTCCGCACCGCTGCTGCAGCCGCTCGGCATCCGCTTGATGCTGTATCCGGGCAAAGGGTATTCCGCCACCTATCCGATACGCGACCCTGTCAGCGCACCGACCGTCTCGCTGACGGACGATGGGCACAAACTGGTGTTTTCGCGCCTGGGCGAGCGCCTGCGCGTGGCGGGCACGTGCGAACTGAACGGCTACACGCGAGAACTGAACCCCGTGCGCTGCGCCGCCATCACGCGCAGAGTGCAAGCGCTGTTTCCCCACGCCTGCGATTACAGCGACCCCGTCTACTGGGCCGGCCTGCGCCCGCTCACGCCATCGAACGTGCCGTATATCGGTACGACGCGCTACCGCCGGCTGTTCCTCAACACGGGCCACGGCACCCTGGGCTGGACCATGGGCTGCGGCGCGGGCAGGGCGATCGCCGACCTCGTGTCCGGGCGGCGGCCGGAAGTCGATTTTGCGTTTTGCGGGGAAACCCAAGGAAAAAGGCTGGGGTCGGTCCCACCGGGAGCGGAATGTGGCCCATTGGGCCACGTTCCCCCTCAGGGGCCGACCCCGGATTTTGCTTCTGGTTTAAATGAATTGCACAGGAGATCAAGATGAGAGACGACGCCACCCCCGGCCAACCACCGACCGGCCTGACCCTGGCCGGCACCACTTACCAGTCGCGCCTGCTGGTAGGCACGGGCAAGTACAAGGATTTCGAGGAAACGCGACTGGCCATCGAAGCAAGCGGCGCCGAGATCGTCACCGTGACGATACGGCGCGTGAACATCGGCCAGGAAAAGGGCGAGCCGAACCTGCTCGACTTCATTCCGCCGTCGAAATACACGATCCTGCCCAACACGGGCGGCTGCTACAACGCGCGCGACGCCGTCTACACCTTGCAGCTGGCGCGCGAGCTGCTGGGCGGCCACCAGTTGTGCAAGCTGGAGGTGCTCGGCGATGAAAAGACCCTGTTCCCGAACATGCCGGAAACGCTGAAAGCGGCGCAGGAGCTGGTGCGCGACGGCTTCCAGGTGATGGTGTACTGCAGCGACGACCCCATCCAGGCGCGCATGCTGGAAGACATCGGCTGCATCGCCGTCATGCCGCTGGCGTCCCTGATCGGCTCGGGCATGGGCATTCTGAACCCGTGGAATCTGTCGCTGATCATCGAGCAAGCCAGGGTCCCCGTGCTGGTCGACGCCGGTGTCGGCACGGCGTCGGACGCGGCCATCGCCATGGAACTCGGTTGCGATGGCATTTTGATGAATACCGCCATCGCGGCGGCGCGCGAACCGGTACGCATGGCGCGCGCCATGAAACTGGCAGTGCAGGGCGGACGCGAGGCCTACCTGGCCGGACGCATGCCCCGGCGGGCGGGCGTCATGAGCGCCTCGCCCTCGTCGCCGATGGCCGGGCTGATCGCCTGAGCCCGATTTGTAGCAAGGCAGTTGATGATTGTTTCAAGCGTTTATAAAAACCACAATACCTGGAGATGACATGAAACACACACTCGTAGCGGCAGCCATCCTGGCCTCCTTCTTCGCCGGCAGCGCCAGCGCCCAATCGTCCGTCACCGTGTACGGCTTGCTCGATGCGGGCCTGACGTCCGAACACGGCGGCGCGGACGGTTCCGTCACCAAGCTGGCCACCGGCGTGCAGTCGGGCAGCCGCATCGGCTTCAAGGGCACGGAAGACCTGGGCAACAATCTGAAAGCCAACTTCTTGCTGGAAAATGGCCTCGACGTGGACACGGGCGCCAACCGCCAGGGCGCCCTGTTCGGGCGCAAGGCCTACGTGGGCCTGTCGGGCGGCTTTGGCGCTGTGAACCTGGGCTTGCAGCACAACCCGCTGTTCACCGCGCTGGACAATATCGACCCCTTCGAGACGGGCATGACGGGCGCCTCGATCAACCTGATGAGCGTGGCCAGCCTGCGCACGAAAAACTCCATCATGTACGAGACGCCGAAGGTGAACGGCTTGTCGGCCGCCGTGATGGTTGGCCTCGGCGAAAAGCCGGACAGCAATACGCTGGGCCGCACCATCGACTTTTCCATCGATTACGCCAACGGCCCGCTCGTGCTGACCCTGGCGCACGACAACCGCAAGGACACGCCGCTGAACACGGCCAAGGTCACCTTGCTGGGCGGCACCTACGACTTCGGCCCGGCCAAGCTGCACGCCGCATATGAGACGGACAAGGATGACGCGGGCACGGATTTCCGCAGCTACATGCTGGGCGCGTCGGCCCCCGTGGGCGCGGCGGGCAGCGTGATGGCGTCCTACATCAAGAAGGATGACCGCACGAATGCGCGCCGCGGCGGGCGCCAGCTGGCCATCGGCTACACCTATGCCTTGTCCAAGCGCACGAATCTGTACACCTCGTACGGCCGCATCAACAACGATGGCGCGGGCACCAACTTCGTTGGCGACGCATCGAGCGGCGGCAGCGTGCCCTTGCCTGGGCATAACTCGAGCGCCTTCACGGCCGGCATGCGTTTGAAGTTCTAAGACGCGGCGCGGGACGAGGCGATGGCGGGCTGTCTGTTGCGGATAGCCCGCCATTGTTGTTTCAGGAGCGGGGTAAAGTCACGGATTCCGGATTCAGGAATGAAACAGTCCGATTTTTCATGAATTTTCATTGACAGCGCATTTCGCAACCGTTAAATTGACCATGTATTTCAAATATCGGAACAAAATATACCGATTTTTCATAAAACCGTAAGGAGACTGAGCCATGACCGATTTGTCCGACCAAAAAGCCGCCGCCGCTGCCGTTCCCGTTGGCCCGCAAAAGATGACGCCTTCCGAAGCGTTCGTGGAAACCCTGGCCGCCAATGGCGTGACCGACATGTTCGGCATCATGGGCTCGGCCTTCATGGACCCGATGGATATCTTCGCCCCGGCCGGCATCCGATTGATCCCCGTCGTGCACGAGCAGGGCGCCGGGCACATGGCCGACGGTTACGCCCGCGTCTCGGGCCGCCATGGCGTCGTCATCGGCCAGAACGGCCCCGGCATCAGCAATTGCGTCACGGCGATTGCCGCCGCCTACTGGGCGCACACGCCCGTCGTGATCATCACGCCGGAGACGGGCACCATGAGCATGGGCCTGGGCGGCTTCCAGGAAGCGAACCAGCTGCCGATGTTCGAGGAATTCACCAAGTACCAGGGCCACGTGACGAATCCGGCCCGCATGGCGGAATTTACGGGCCGCTGCTTTGACCGCGCCATGTCGGAAATGGGGCCGACGCAGCTGAACATCCCGCGCGACTATTTTTATGGCGAAATCAAGGCGGAAATCCCGAAACCGAACCGTCTGGACCGTGGCGCCGGCGGCGAGCAAAGCCTCAACGATGCGGCCGAGCTGCTGGCGAAAGCCAAGTTCCCCGTCATCATCTCGGGCGGCGGCGTCGTCATGGGCGACGCGATCGACGAGTGCAAGGCCCTGGCCGAGCGCCTCGGCGCCCCCGTCGTCAACAGCTACCTGCACAACGACTCCTTCCCCGCCAGCCACCCGCTGTGGTGCGGCCCGCTCGGCTACCAGGGTTCCAAGGCGGCGATGAAACTGATCGCCCAGGCCGACGTCGTCGTGGCCTTGGGGTCGCGCCTGGGCCCGTTCGGCACCTTGCCGCAGCACGGCATGGATTACTGGCCGAAGAACGCGAAGATCATCCAGATCGACGCGGACAACAAGATGCTGGGCCTGGTCAAGAAGATTTCGGTGGGCATCTGCGGCGACGCCAAGGCGGCCGCCAAGGCGATTCTTGCCCGGCTGGACGGCAAGGCCCTCGACTGCGACGCCACGCGCGACGAGCGCTATGCCACGGTGCAAGCCGAGAAGGCCGCGTGGGAAGAGGAATTGACGAACTGGACGCACGAAAAAGATGCGTACAGCCTGGACATGATCGAAGAGCAAAAGAAAGAGCCGGGCAACTACCTGCACCCGCGCCAGGTCTTGCGCGAGCTGGAAAAAGCCATGCCGGAAGACGTGATGGTGTCGACCGACATCGGCAACATCAACTCGGTGGCGAACAGCTATCTGCGCTTTGAAAAGCCGCGCAGCTTCTTTGCGGCGATGAGCTTTGGCAACTGCGGCTACGCGTTTCCGACCATCATCGGCGCCAAGGTGGCCGCACCGCACCGTCCGGCCGTGTCGTATGCGGGCGACGGCGCCTGGGGCATGAGCCTGATGGAAACGATGACTTGCGTGCGCCACAACATCCCGGTGACGGCCGTGGTGTTCCACAACCGCCAGTGGGGCGCGGAAAAGAAAAACCAGGTCGATTTCTACAACCGCCGTTTTGTCGCCGGTGAGCTCGACAACCAGAGCTTTGCCGAGATCGCGCGCGCCATGGGCGCCGAAGGCATCACGGTCGACAAGCTGGAAGACGTGGGTCCGGCCTTGAAGAGGGCCATCGACATGCAGATGAATGAAGGCAAGACGACCATCATTGAAATCATGTGCACGCGCGAGCTGGGCGACCCGTTCCGCCGCGATGCGCTGAGCAAACCGGTGCGGCATCTGGATAAATATAAAGATTACGTTTGATTTGCTGCTGGAGTGTTGGATTACGCCCTCTGGGCTAATCCAACCTACGTGTAGCACGTATCGAATGCGTAGGTCGGATTAGCCGGGCCCTGGCCCGGCGTAATCCGACACCACTCTGACCGATCCTTGTATGACCCCGGCCATGCCGGGTTTTATGTGCCGGAACCATGCCTCATGCTTCCATGGTTCCGGCATTTTTTTACCGAATTGGAGTTCCCATGAAAGCCCTGCACCGCATCATCGCCCAGGCCCGCGCCGTGCCGAAACATATCGTCTTGTGCGAGGGCGGCGACGTGCGCGTGCTGCAGGCGGCCGCGCGGGCGGCAAGCGAAGGCCTGGCCCACATCACCATCGTGGGCAATCCGGCCGCCATCCTGGCCCTGGCGCAGGAACACGCGCTGGACCTGGACGCCGTGCGCCTGGTCGACCCGGTAGAATCGAGCGAGTCGGAACACTACGCCCAGCAATTGTTCGTGCTGCGCCAGTCCAAGGGCATGACGGTGGAGCAGGCGAGGAAAGCCGTGCAGGACCCGCTGTGCCACGCCAACCTGATGGTGCGCCTGGGCGACGCGGATGGCTGCGTGGCGGGCGCCGTGCACACGACGGCCGATGTGGTGCGCAGCGCCATCCAGATCATCGGCGTCGATCCGGCTTTCAAGCTCGTGTCCAGCTTTTTCCTGATGATGCTGTGCGAACCTTTCCACAGCCTCAAGGGCGGTTTTATCTTTTCCGACTGCGCCCTCGTGGTCGATCCGAAAGCCGAGGAATTGGCCGACATCGCCATGGCGGCCGCCGACAGCGCGCAAGCCTTGCTGATGGAAGAACCGCGCGTGGCCATGCTGTCGTTTTCCACCAGCGGCAGCGCCCACCACGCGGCCGTGGACAAGGTGCATGCGGCCACGGACAAGGTCAAGGCCCAGCGTCCGCTGCTGGCCATCGATGGCGACGTGCAGCTGGACGCGGCCATCGTGGCCGAGATTTCGCAGAGAAAAGTCAAGGATTCCGTCGTCAATGGCCGCGCCAACGTACTCGTGTTCCCGAACCTGGACGCGGGCAATATCGGCTATAAATTGGCCGAGCGCATGGGCGGCGCCGTCGCCATCGGCCCCTTGCTGCAAGGCTTGAAGAAGCCGGCCAACGACTTGTCGCGCGGCTGCAGCGCCGATGACGTGTATAACGTGATTGCCGTCACGTCCGTGCAGGCCCAGGGTGGGCGCTGAGTTGTTCAGCCTGCCCGTGCTGGCGCTGCTGGGTGTGGTGGCGGCGGGCACGTATTTCCAGACCGTCACGGGCTTTGGCCTGGGCATGATCGTCATGGGCGTGGCCAGCGGCCTGGGCCTGGCGCCCGTGCCCGCGCTGGCGGCCCTCGTCAGCCTGCTGTCCCTGGCCAATTGCCTCGTGGCCTTGCCGGGCGCCTTGCACCACCTGGACTGGCGCGCCATCCGCGCCGCCAGCATCGGCTTGCTGCCGGCCATGGCGGCCGGTGTCTTGCTATTGGGATACCTGGACCAGGCGTATGCGCCCTTGCTGAAGCTGCTGCTGGGCGCGGCCATCGTGTACGGCGGCGTCAGCATCCTGCTGCAGGCGCCGCCGGGGCCGGGCGCGGCCGACAAGCGCAGCTTCTTCATCAGCGGCGTGTGCGGCGGCCTGTTCTCGGGCCTGTTTTCGCTGGCCGGGCCGCCGCTCGTGTACCAGTTCTACCGCCAGGAAATGAGCTTGAAAACCATCCGCTACAGCCTGATCTTCCTGTTCGCCATCAGCGCGGGCGGACGCTCCTTGATGGCGGGCAGCCAGGGCCAGCTCGACGCAAAAGTGCTGTTGCTGTGCGCGCTGGCCTTGCCCGTGGGCGTGCTGGCGACGATGGCCGGCAAGCGCTACCCGCCGCCGATCGCGCAGCGCGGCATGCGCCGCATCGCGTTTGCCGTGCTGACCGCCATCGGCATTTCGCTGATGGCGGCAGCCGTGCCGCAATTGTTCGGCTAGTCTCCAAGCGTGCGGCGCTTGCAAAATATGCAAACAGCCTTTATATTCGCGGTTCTTTCTAGAACCTCTTCCTTATTGGAGCCAAAAGTGCCTCGCTTCTTCGCCATCACCTGCTAACGCTGACGAAATGCTCTTTGCAGCATCGTTCGGCGCGTTGACGCCCCCCGATTGCTGCGGCACTGCTCTTTCCGCACACGTATCCAAGACTACGCTCTTGATCGTCCACGCCCGAACACGTCGTCAGCACCCCTGACCCTGTATGGACACGCCCCGGTGAACGCGGCGTGGGACGCTATGTTTTTACAATCTTTACCCTTATTCAAATACCCGCGCACGCCGCACCTGGAAGGCTCGCGCCTGCAGGATGGCGACGACGGCTCGGACCAGATGCCCCTGAAAAAGCTGGCCGGCCAGTACGTCGTCATCGAGGAGAAAATCGATGGCGCGAACTCCGCCGTGTCGTTCAGCGATGCGGGCGAAGTGCTGCTGCAGTCGCGCGGCCATTACCTGGCGGGCGGCGGCAGCGAACGCCAGTTCAACCTGTTGAAACCGTGGGCGCATGCGCACGAACACGCCTTGCTGGGCTTGCTGGAAGACCAGTATGTGTTGTTTGGCGAATGGTCGTACAGCAAGCATTCCGTGTTTTACGACCGGCTGCCCCATTACTTCAACGAGTTCGACGTGTATTGCCGCCGCAGCCAGATGTTTTTGTCGACGGCGCGCCGTCACGCCATGCTGGCCGGCTCGCCCGTGCTGTCCGTGCCCGTGCTGTATGCGGGCTTGATGCCGGCCACGCCGAAGCAGTTGTGGCTGCTGCTGCGCCATTCGCTGGCCAAGTCCCGTCTGTGGCGCGACACGTTTGAACACGCGGTGGCGCGCGAACGCCTGCCGCTGAACCTGTGCTGGAAGCAGACGGACAAGTCCGACCATGCGGAAGGCCTGTACCTGAAGGTGGAGGACGACGAGCAAGTGCTGGCCCGCTACAAGCTGGTGCGCCATGACTTTACGCAAACCATCCTCGACAGCGGTTCGCACCACAGCACGCGGCCATTGATTCCCAACCAGCTGGCCGAGGGCGTGGACCTGTACGCGCCGCAGCCGCTCGTCACGTGGGAAAGCCTGGGCTTGCATACCTGCCATTCGCTCGATGAACTGGCAGCTTTATCGAGGAGTACAACATGATGAGCTGGAAAACCCTGCAGCAACTGGCGCCCTTGCCTGGCCAGTCGCCCGATTTCAACGCTTGCCTGGCCGCCTTCCCGCAGCTGGAACTGGCCAAGACGACGCCGCAAAACCCCGTGTATCACGCGGAAGGCGATGTGTGGACGCATACGATGATGGTGGTCGAGTCCCTGCTGGCCATGCCCGAGTACCGGCAAGCCACGCGCGCGGAACAGGAAATCGTGTTCCTTGCCGCCTTGCTGCACGACGTGGCCAAGTGCAGCACCACGGTGATCGACCCCATCACGGGCGCCATCGGCCAGCCCGGCCACTCGCGCAAGGGCGCGCTCGATGCGCGCATCGCCTTGTGGGATTGCGACGTGCCGTTTGCCGCGCGCGAGGAAATCTGCCGCCTGATCCATGTGCACCAGGTGCCGTTCTTTGCGCTGGAAACGTCGCGGCGCGGTGTCACGCCGGAATTTACCGTGCGCGAACTGTCGTGGCAAGTCGATATCCGGCTGCTGGCCATGCTGGCCGAAGCCGATATCCGCGGCCGCATCTGCCCCGATCCGCAGCGCATTTTGGATGCCATCGAGCTGTTCCGCGAACTGGCGCGTGAGGAAGGCTGCTATGGCCAGCGGCGCGCCTTTGTCGACGATCACACACGCGTCAAATATTTTCGCGGCGCCGAAGCCCATCCCGACTATCCATTGTTTCAGGAAGCGGGTTCGCACGTGATCGTCATGTCGGGCTTGCCCGCGTCGGGCAAGAACACGTGGGTGGACAAGCACCATCCGCGCCTGCCCGTCGTGTCGTTTGACGATGCGCGGACGGCCTTGGGCTTGAAGCATGGCAAGAACGAAGGGCAGGTGGGCGACTATGCGGAAGAGCGGGCGCGCGAACTGTTGCGCAAGGGCGAACCGTTCGTGTGGAACGCCACGCACCTGTCCAAGCTGATGCGCGAAAAGACGCTCAATCTGCTGTACAAGTACCACGCGCAGGTGGAGCTCGTGTACCTGGAGCAGCCGCGCAAGGAGCTACTGCGGCGCAACGGCCAGCGCGACACATCGCTGAGCAACAAGAAGCTGCAAGCGATGCTGTGGAACTGGGAAATCCCGCTGCCGATGGAAGCGCACACGGTGCGCTACGAGGTGGGCTGAACGCTAGCGTTTGCGGCCACCAAGCAACTGCGCGATCTCGCTGAACAGCTCATTGTTCAGCGAGGCGGGCAGGGTGGTGGCCAGGCTGCGGCTGTAGTAGGCGCCCAGGTCCAGGCCCAGCCCCAGCCCGCAAATCTCGATGGCGCCCTGCGCTTCGCGGCGCGCCACCACTTGCTTCAAGTGTTGCGCCAGGTAGAACTCGTCGTTGGCCAGATTCGTGGCCGTGTCCATGGGGCAACCGTCGGACACGACGAGCAGGATGCGCCGTCGTTCCGGGCGTGCCAGCATGCGCGTGCACGCCCAGTCCACGGCTTCGCCATCGACGCCTTCGCGGTACAAATCCGCCTTCAGCAGGGCTGCGATGTCGGGCCGCGCGCGGCGCCAGCTTGTATCGCCATCCTTGAAGACCATGTGCACGAGTTCATTCAAGCGGCCCGGATTGGCCGGCGAGCGGGCGCGCATCCAGTCGCGCTTGGCTCGTCCGCCGTTCCAGGCGCCCGTCGTAAAACCCAGCAACTCCGTCGCGACACCGGCCTGGTCCAGGGCGCGCAGAACAATGTCGAGCAGCACGGCCACGGATTCCGCATGCGTCTTCATGGAGCCGGAGCAGTCGACAAGAAAGGTGACGAGGCAATCGGCTTGCGGTAAAAATTGTTCCTTGCGAAACAGCCTGCGTTCGGACGGCGAGCTGATCAGTTGCGCCAGGCGCCGGCCGTCGATATACCCCTCTTCCTCGCCGAAGGACCAGCCGTCGCGCTCGGGCACGGCCAGCAATTGCGTGAAACGCCGCGCCAGGCGGGCCGTGTTGATGCCCAGGCTGGCGATGCGCTCGTCCATGCGTTCGCGGTATTCGAGCAGCAGGGCGCGGCGGACCAATTCACCCGCTTTTTCTTCGCGGTCGTATGCCGTGGAGTAGGCCTTGTAGCCGCCATCGCCATCGCTGAAGGCGCGGCTCTCGCCCAGCGGGGCGGCGTCCGGAAGGTGGTCGTTGTCGCTGTCGAAATCGAGCAGCAGCTTGAAGGCCGCCTGCGCCTTCGCGTCGCCGGCGGCGTCCTCGCCGCCATCGCGCGCCGTTTGCGCGTCTTTCAGCATGGCGTCGACGGCGTGGCTGATGGCCAGCGCATGGCGCGCAAAGGCGGCCTGGTCGGCGCGGTGGCGGCGCAATCCCGCCAGGTCGCCGCTCAGTGCGGAAGAAACGGACCAGCGCGTCGCCTCAATAAAATCTTCCGTCTTTTCCAGCACGGGCCTGGCCGTCAGGCGCGACCAGCACATCTGGAATACCGTGTACAGCAGCAAGCCCGACGCGCCCTCGGCCAGGCCGGAATCGTAGAACGCATGCGACCAGGCCGTGAAGCGGTGGCGCAGGTTGTGGATCACGCCTGCGTGCTGTTCTGGCGCAAGCGTTTCCACTCTTAACTGTTCCAGCAATTCAAACACGAGCCGCGCCACGGGTTCGGCCGGACACAGTGAGCGGTGCAGCTTGGCGTCCGTATGCAGCAGCCGCAGGGCCACGCTGTCGGCCGCGCCGCGCAAGGACGGCAAATCCTGCAGCGCCGCATCGGGCTGCAGATGGGCCGCATGGATGGGTAGCGGGCGGTGGCCGTCGTGCAGGCGCCGGCCCCGGTAGCGTATCGAGGGCGAACCGCTGAGGGCGCGGATGGCGCCCGCGCACAACTCGTCCGTTTCCTGCTGCTCGCGCGTGTAGGCGGCAGGCGCCGTCGTTTCCGTACTCATGCCTGGCTCGCCAGCAAATCCTCATTGAAACAGCGCTGGTAATACTCGGCCACCATGGGCCGCTCTGCCTCGTCGCATTTGTTGAGGAAGGACAGGCGGAAGGCCAGGGCCGGGTCGCGGAAGATCTGGCAGTTTTCCGCCCACGTGATCACCGTGCGCGGCGACATCAGACAGGCCAGGTCGCCCGCCGCATAGCCGTGGCGCGTGAGGCTGGCCACAGCCACCATGCTGGCGGCCAGCTGGCGGCCCGCCTCGTCGTCCATGGCGGGGACACGCGCCAGGACGATCTGGGTTTCTTCCTCCTGCGGCAGATAGTTCAATGTGGCAACGATATTCCAGCGGTCGATCTGCGCGTGGTTGAGCACTTGCGTGCCGTGGTACATGCCGTTCAGGTTGCCCAGGCCCACGGTATTCGACGTGGCGAACAAACGGAAGTGGGGGTGCGGCGTGATGACGCGGTTCTGGTCGAGCAGGGTGAACTTGCCGTCGCGCTCGAGGATGCGCTGGATGACGAACATCACGTCGGGGCGGCCCGCATCGTACTCGTCGAAGATCAGGGCCACGGGCCGTTGCAGGGACCAGGGCACGATGCCTTCCTGGAATTGCGTCACCTGCTGCTGTTCGCGCAGCACGATGGCGTCCTTGCCGACCAGGTCCAGGCGGCTGATGTGGCCGTCGAGGTTGACCCGCACGCAAGGCCAGTTCAGGCGCGCCGCCACTTGTTCGATATGCGTGGACTTGCCCGTGCCGTGCAAGCCCTGCACCATCACGCGGCGGTTGTGGGTGAAGCCGGCGAGGATCGCCAGGGTCACGTCCTTGTTGAAGCGGTAGGCGGGGTCGATGTCGGGCACGTGCGGGTCGCGCTCCGTGAAGACGGGCACGAGCAGGTCGCTGTCGATATCGAACAGGCTGCGCACGGACTGCAAGGTTTGCGCCGCTGCGGCGGGGGGATGTTGGCGTGAATCTGGCACCTTGTTCTCCTGTGAAGCCGCAGCATTGGCGCTACGGCGGTTATGAATGACCGGTTTGCAATGCGTCGTCGTCCCCACCCGTCGTCGGCATGGTTTCCGATTCGATGGCGGCCAGGGCTTGCGCGGCGCGTTGTAATGCTGGCAAGAAATGTAAAGCCTTGTCGTGCGTCAAACGGATGATGGGCGCCTGGATGGCCACGGCCAGGTTCGAGCGGCCGTTCGGGTTCGGCACCAGCACGGCCACGCACAGCAGGCCGGGCAGGAATTCCTCGTCGTCCAGCGCATAGCCGTTGCGGCGCACCAGTTCCAGTTCGCGCTCGAGCTTGACGGGGTCCGTTTCCGTCTTGTCCGTAAAGCGCGTCAATTCCATGTGGCCCAGCAGGCGGCGCCGTTGCACGGGCGTCATCTGTGCCAGGAACAGCTTGCCGCTGGACGAGCAGTGGGCAGGCACCCGCGAACCGGGATGCAGGTAGAAGCGCAGCGGGGCCGCCGTTTCCACCCGGTCCAGGTACACCACTTCGCTGCCGCTGAAGGCCGTCAGGTTGCAGCTTTCGCCCACTTCCTCGACCAACTGGCGCAAGACCATGCGGCGGGCGCCATGGAACGTGTTGTTAATTAGCAGGTTCGACGCCAGGCGGCGC is part of the Janthinobacterium sp. 67 genome and harbors:
- the xsc gene encoding sulfoacetaldehyde acetyltransferase, translating into MTDLSDQKAAAAAVPVGPQKMTPSEAFVETLAANGVTDMFGIMGSAFMDPMDIFAPAGIRLIPVVHEQGAGHMADGYARVSGRHGVVIGQNGPGISNCVTAIAAAYWAHTPVVIITPETGTMSMGLGGFQEANQLPMFEEFTKYQGHVTNPARMAEFTGRCFDRAMSEMGPTQLNIPRDYFYGEIKAEIPKPNRLDRGAGGEQSLNDAAELLAKAKFPVIISGGGVVMGDAIDECKALAERLGAPVVNSYLHNDSFPASHPLWCGPLGYQGSKAAMKLIAQADVVVALGSRLGPFGTLPQHGMDYWPKNAKIIQIDADNKMLGLVKKISVGICGDAKAAAKAILARLDGKALDCDATRDERYATVQAEKAAWEEELTNWTHEKDAYSLDMIEEQKKEPGNYLHPRQVLRELEKAMPEDVMVSTDIGNINSVANSYLRFEKPRSFFAAMSFGNCGYAFPTIIGAKVAAPHRPAVSYAGDGAWGMSLMETMTCVRHNIPVTAVVFHNRQWGAEKKNQVDFYNRRFVAGELDNQSFAEIARAMGAEGITVDKLEDVGPALKRAIDMQMNEGKTTIIEIMCTRELGDPFRRDALSKPVRHLDKYKDYV
- a CDS encoding D-amino acid dehydrogenase — protein: MKILVLGAGVVGTASAWYLRQAGHDVRVLERQAGAAQETSFGNGGQISVSHAEPWANPATLRKVVRWLGKDDAPLLFRPRLDMLQWQWALHYLRECLPSRVSRNMRQIVALAEYSRQSLQALRRETGIAYDHLERGILHFYTDQQEFDKSQSGAALLRELGCPRNTVSADEVIRLEPALRHARSQIVGGDFTASDESGDVHLFTTALAARAAVAGVDFQYGTTVTRLLADGERITGVECIDAQGRHRLEHADAVVVAMGSFSAPLLQPLGIRLMLYPGKGYSATYPIRDPVSAPTVSLTDDGHKLVFSRLGERLRVAGTCELNGYTRELNPVRCAAITRRVQALFPHACDYSDPVYWAGLRPLTPSNVPYIGTTRYRRLFLNTGHGTLGWTMGCGAGRAIADLVSGRRPEVDFAFCGETQGKRLGSVPPGAECGPLGHVPPQGPTPDFASGLNELHRRSR
- a CDS encoding sulfite exporter TauE/SafE family protein; protein product: MFSLPVLALLGVVAAGTYFQTVTGFGLGMIVMGVASGLGLAPVPALAALVSLLSLANCLVALPGALHHLDWRAIRAASIGLLPAMAAGVLLLGYLDQAYAPLLKLLLGAAIVYGGVSILLQAPPGPGAADKRSFFISGVCGGLFSGLFSLAGPPLVYQFYRQEMSLKTIRYSLIFLFAISAGGRSLMAGSQGQLDAKVLLLCALALPVGVLATMAGKRYPPPIAQRGMRRIAFAVLTAIGISLMAAAVPQLFG
- the pta gene encoding phosphate acetyltransferase — its product is MKALHRIIAQARAVPKHIVLCEGGDVRVLQAAARAASEGLAHITIVGNPAAILALAQEHALDLDAVRLVDPVESSESEHYAQQLFVLRQSKGMTVEQARKAVQDPLCHANLMVRLGDADGCVAGAVHTTADVVRSAIQIIGVDPAFKLVSSFFLMMLCEPFHSLKGGFIFSDCALVVDPKAEELADIAMAAADSAQALLMEEPRVAMLSFSTSGSAHHAAVDKVHAATDKVKAQRPLLAIDGDVQLDAAIVAEISQRKVKDSVVNGRANVLVFPNLDAGNIGYKLAERMGGAVAIGPLLQGLKKPANDLSRGCSADDVYNVIAVTSVQAQGGR
- a CDS encoding RNA ligase family protein, encoding MFLQSLPLFKYPRTPHLEGSRLQDGDDGSDQMPLKKLAGQYVVIEEKIDGANSAVSFSDAGEVLLQSRGHYLAGGGSERQFNLLKPWAHAHEHALLGLLEDQYVLFGEWSYSKHSVFYDRLPHYFNEFDVYCRRSQMFLSTARRHAMLAGSPVLSVPVLYAGLMPATPKQLWLLLRHSLAKSRLWRDTFEHAVARERLPLNLCWKQTDKSDHAEGLYLKVEDDEQVLARYKLVRHDFTQTILDSGSHHSTRPLIPNQLAEGVDLYAPQPLVTWESLGLHTCHSLDELAALSRSTT
- a CDS encoding thiazole synthase — encoded protein: MRDDATPGQPPTGLTLAGTTYQSRLLVGTGKYKDFEETRLAIEASGAEIVTVTIRRVNIGQEKGEPNLLDFIPPSKYTILPNTGGCYNARDAVYTLQLARELLGGHQLCKLEVLGDEKTLFPNMPETLKAAQELVRDGFQVMVYCSDDPIQARMLEDIGCIAVMPLASLIGSGMGILNPWNLSLIIEQARVPVLVDAGVGTASDAAIAMELGCDGILMNTAIAAAREPVRMARAMKLAVQGGREAYLAGRMPRRAGVMSASPSSPMAGLIA
- a CDS encoding porin, with the translated sequence MKHTLVAAAILASFFAGSASAQSSVTVYGLLDAGLTSEHGGADGSVTKLATGVQSGSRIGFKGTEDLGNNLKANFLLENGLDVDTGANRQGALFGRKAYVGLSGGFGAVNLGLQHNPLFTALDNIDPFETGMTGASINLMSVASLRTKNSIMYETPKVNGLSAAVMVGLGEKPDSNTLGRTIDFSIDYANGPLVLTLAHDNRKDTPLNTAKVTLLGGTYDFGPAKLHAAYETDKDDAGTDFRSYMLGASAPVGAAGSVMASYIKKDDRTNARRGGRQLAIGYTYALSKRTNLYTSYGRINNDGAGTNFVGDASSGGSVPLPGHNSSAFTAGMRLKF